GCGTTAGGATGTGCAATTGAAActcgaaaatttaatattttatttacgatttacTCGATGTTTTCAAACGTtgcataaaataaatgatatcgaagtatcgttatcgttatttcgAAACTCGGCATAGTTCGACAAATCGATTTGTTACACATTAACATCCGTATACGGTTTTATAAAGCGACCTATGAAAAATCATGATCGAGGACACACTGTATAAATCAACACGCGAGATCTCACGAGTAATCACTCAATAACGGTCGACGAACGAAGCGATTACCGCACAATCActttttacgatcgaacgatgaaTCGATGATGTAATTCTTTAAGAAAGTGATCCCGAATGATATCAGGTGGAAAAGTTTACATACTTAAGATATCAAACAAAGATTAATGTTTGTGTTTAATATGTTTAATACTCGATGAGGATGATAGAGTCACGTTTAATATGCAACAAAAAGTAATAGTTACTAAACTACTAATAACTTTCGTTCATTAGCTGATTGGTCGAGAATAAATTGCGTAGTAGTATAactaatattaacaaataacgTTTGAACTATGAAtgattcatttctttctaacCGGTTATATTAGATCAGGGAATAATCGTGACACTTACTAATTTATACTAGTTTAATTGGAAATGATtgataaacgaataataaaaatcaatgtttGTTAAACTTACTTAAAATCGTGATAACACGTGTGCGCTGTCGTTCGAAGATAATATCGTCAATTCGAGAACAATCTTAAGAGAAGATAAGAGTAGATAGAAGTGCTACGGCAAAGAGTACTCGCGAGTCGTTGTCGCATGGAATTGTCAGCCCATCGTTAGCCGACGTGCTCTTTATGTAGCACCCCACCCCTCGAACTCGACGAAAACGGCGAGAGCGTTGAAAGCGCTTTTCGAGCACGAGACCTTTCCACCAATCGAATGGCTTTGCACGGGGATATACCCTTGCCATGCCCCTGGCCATCCTGTGCCTCCCTCCTCCATTCCATCTCTTCGAGATCGATAACGAAAACGAAATCGATACAAtcgtcttcctccttttcctctttctctacttaCGTTAtagtcaattttatttttaacaaaagtaatattactaatttttttttcgtcacaacgattaaataatattattgttttaatttaaagctaataataataatcatagaCCCAAGTATAATGCTCGTGTCgaattttagattttattttgaacCTAGGACGTATATTGATCACATGTAAACATTTGtatcattatttatcatcCAAGCTGACATAAGTCACATTCCTGATATCAACATGAATCaaagtaattttttgtaattttatttcgagagTTAATcgaatttacaattattttagtcttttctttaatgtctcatcttacatatgtacatacaacgATAGTAATGTTcgatatatgtgtaaataaaattttaattatttaaatttgttacACGAGTTTTACTTCTTGATTGTAATCGATGATCTGTTCtcgatatctatatatgcatgtatatatatatacatatatatcttttcttctttcattaaattttctcAATTTCCAGTGAACCTGCTTCCAACAAACGAAACCAATTCGATCAAGATCGACTCATCCCAATTTTTTCATCCGTTCGTTCAAATTCAAGTTTTATGTAGCAACGCAGTAGAGAGTCTTGTCTTGAATTAACACTAAGAACAATTAACGATACAATTTCTCCTAACAAAGTGCATTTATGATAGTTGAGTAAACGCATAAGTTCAAACatttaatagaatttcaaAATGTAAAGCTGCCAAGTGCAGCAAGATAGGAAATACGATTTCACGTCAGAAATCAAGAAACTATTGAGACCGACATGATTGAATTAGAACGTATGCATTCAAAGGTAGTAGTCACCAAGttggaaaatttttgtttcctgatttaaaataagataaggtcatttcctttattttttatcttctttttttattatccatgATAACTTTTAATATCTAAATCAACAAATTAAACGCTCGATCAAATAAGTATCAAAAATTtcgaatcatttaaaaaaattaattaaatctaagaatgaaaaaataaatagaaaaaaaaacagatagaaagaaaagaataaaggcAATTCTCGAGGAAAGATCTTTGTAAAGAACTAGCAACAAGTTGAAAGCGAAATGAGAAACCTGTAGCTTTCGAGCAGTTAAGTTCAGCGAATTCTTGAATGTAATTGAAGGATCGATTAGTTTTCGTCGTGCGTTCGCTTTCAAATTAGTTCGATCTACAAtgctttatctattttttacaaaacgtAATACGTACTTTTCAtctaacaaatttaaaaaaagtaaagagataaaaatatcgtataatCGCGATATTACTGGAAATCTCCAAGGATCgtattatcttctttaatatttgcaagtaacaataaaaaaggaaagtttcCTGATAGCACGATCGTTAattttagaaatgaaaataagtcttctcttttattccaaTTGTAAAAAGAATTGCTCTTGGGAAACGTTAATTCGCCTCGAAAGTGGATCGAGCTAAGGAGGTAAATCCTAGAGCttacggagagagagaaagagagagagagagagaagctttaTTTCCCAttgggaaagaaaagagagacgaagtgGTCCAGCAAAGAAGCTCgaagatttttcttcgtaactTCTTTCTGACTTCTCCACCCTCTCGGACATGCTCAAGAGCCTTcgtttctcccttttccttcgagcgttttttcttttcttctcattttgaAGCCAAAGAACAAGCGTAAGTTCCTTTCGATGAAGTGTGCCGTTGTCATGGTTACCATCAACTAGGATAATCGACAGGACGATTCTTTCCACTCCGGAACATTCGTTCCTACTTTTACATCgatttaaacatatatatatgtgtgtgatataaatataaaaaaaaatatgtgtgtgcgtgtgtacagGGTGTTCCATAATTAATGGCACAAGTATCTCTCGATTCTATGTGAAACTAttaaagatatagatattacTAGCATTGAACTTTATAAGACAATATTTGAACGTTAATCaaatagaaaatcattttacaATGTATACTTGATAAAGTCAGATGCTTTGAAACTTGAGATTACAGATCCTCTATACGGGTAGCTATGAGATAACGCGATTCAATCAAGTTAGGAAATTGTCTTTTGAACAATCTACTTGTCCGcaatgaaaattgattttttgttaaaagatTCCAAAGTCGCGTTTTCGTAAAATTCGTTTACGTACGAGTTCAAAAATAGTTTAAAAAGCTTCTAAAAATTTCACGTGTTCTTTTGTATTCGTTCACATTGTTCGAAAGACAGTAATCAATTGAATAAGAAAGCTTATTATACGGCAGAATTGTaccttttattcttctcgGCCACTCTAGGGAAAAGCTATCGGGAAATGCGATGAATTATGTATAAGATTCCGATACTAAAGGGAACATTGCCTCGACTTAGGCACTTTAGCAATGTCGAGATGTGGTTAAAGTATGGTTCTGATTCTTGAAAGTACCTATCGTCATAAACCGTGTTCCTCCTTTAACttcgaaaattataaaatattgtgtCACTAATCGTAATTGTACGAATAAAAGGATATAActgaaattttgttttctcttttgaaatgttttattttttatcaataggACAACGGTATCACATATTTATGAGACACATACATGAAACAGGACGATATACATTGACAACGAATAACATTGATTTAATAACATCTCTGATTTTTCATGGATCAGATTTAGTCGCGAGTCTGTAAGTAAAACAATCCGTCACTTCGGGATTTCGAAAAGAGATCCTTTTCTCGAGACGCTCGTGAGATTCCAAAGATTCCTTAAATGTTTCTTCGATCCTGAACAAAAGTAATTCGATTAACCCTTTACTCGTCTGATGAGTTAATGCACAGATATTTAAgattgcatcgaaaaatgttgcccattttatacaaaagaatatatgttttctttctttaaaataattgtgaaaagaaataaacgaataaagtCTCATTTACAAATACTTGTTTGAAAGgcaaaaaaacgaaaggaatcGATCGATTGCAAATGGAAGATCGCGACGAGACTTTAATGATTTAACGAGGATTGGACGAGTCTTATTAATTTTCCGCATTTCTtactattttgtttttattttactacTTGGCCCAGATATCCAAAATTGTGTCCAGCGATTCGGTGGCGTCTAACATCCATACGAAAGACAATAAAGATAAGCAAAAAGCCATATGTGTAGCCGCATTTTCCTTGGCCAGATAATAAGCGAATGTCGTCACAAACGAATAACGACTCAAACCTATCGTCGTGTTTAACCATAATAACTAGAAATAATTGCAaaagataagtaaaaaaataaatgcaacGTATTAGAATTTTTGTTCAAGCATAgtattcatattatattcaGTACTGATAAACTTTACTACAAacacttaatatatatacatatgtactttcATTATATTCTTACCCATTTACTCGACTCTTGAGTTAAGCAATATATTACATGCATCAATGGTAGCCAGATAGCTCGAGTTACAAGATTTGTTGCCAAGGCAGCCACCAACATctgttcgataaaaaataatagaaaatgacgttataaaagaaaaatggccaAGTTAAAAGTATACTTGCCTCGTAAATATAAAGAAGCTGTATCGGCGGTTCTTTCAATGACCTTGGCCAAAGTCTGTACTCGGCAACAAGGCACAAAgccgagaaaacgaaaagtatCGAAGAATAAGACGGATCAAAAGGTGGATTATTCTCCTCTTCGAAACACAAACCGACTATACATATGTGCCTGAGATAAGTGTACATTCCCGCTGAAACTATAGCTACCCAATGAGGATTGATACATCCGACGTATTCCTTGACGGTGTCCATATTGTATAATAAGCTAACGTTGTATCACTTAGATCTACCATCAATTTCGCCGTCAATTAAACATGTTACCGGAACATGTTAGTTAGGTTACAGACATACATAAATGTCAACATcaaaattagagagagagaaaagaaacaaaagataatCATTGAGATTTAATGAAATCGTCGCCGCAATTTGAaatctttacttttataaatttgaagAAGCAGAAAGAAACTAGTCTATTTCGATAACTCGAGATATCATCAGCGATGTCGTAGATATTCCTTGGATATCTCGACgttagaaagaaggaaaaaattgcTGATGGAGATGTCCGTCGATCTTCGTAATGGCAAAATTGCTCTGCACGATATGGGCGTTGATGCTGAACAGCTTAAATGTGTCCATTTTCAAAACGTGTTTCGCCAATGCGATGGAGGACGATTATGGCGAACCCTTGACCACAGGACCACCTATCacgagttttctttttgctgCTGGAGTCTACGTCATCGTGCTTAAATCAACGCTTTTCCCACAATCCTTTCGCAAACCTAATCCAATGCTACTCTGCTTTTACGaggttattttatttgatcttagatcgaaacgatttttcgaatattgaattattcaaagcgttcattttttccttcttctttttatttttactcttcttttttctttttgattatctAGTTTCTCACGACAGCGTTCTTCCTGGAGTTCTCGATTGCCTGCATCTGGACACCCATCGATGTTCTCATGCTAACCACTCTACCCAAGGCCATTTGCCACGTAACGTAACGATCTCCCGTTCATTCCATTGATCGCATTCGTTGCGATAACGATTAAAAGACTTCGCTTACCTTTGTACGCGCTTGTGTAAGCgtgatctctctctcgctttttatatctcattctcttgctctctcatAAGATTCCTCGATAATAGACTCTTCAAGATTATGGATTCAACGAGGCCGCCGAAACCTTCGTAGCTAACAAATCGTCTATGGCAGCGCTTAGTTACGGAACGGCAACCACATTCTTCTTGCTTGCACTGCACGTTACTAAAACGGTGGACTACACAATACTCACGTACGttccaaaaaattatatatgtatatatacatatacgtatatagaaagAGCTTGTACGTACgagtaaacaaatatttacgcTCGTTAAAAGAGACGACATAATGCATGCATTGTAGATGATTCATAGTAACTTACTCGACGTTAAGTAT
This DNA window, taken from Vespula vulgaris chromosome 19, iyVesVulg1.1, whole genome shotgun sequence, encodes the following:
- the LOC127070628 gene encoding uncharacterized protein LOC127070628, with translation MDTVKEYVGCINPHWVAIVSAGMYTYLRHICIVGLCFEEENNPPFDPSYSSILFVFSALCLVAEYRLWPRSLKEPPIQLLYIYEMLVAALATNLVTRAIWLPLMHVIYCLTQESSKWLLWLNTTIGLSRYSFVTTFAYYLAKENAATHMAFCLSLLSFVWMLDATESLDTILDIWAK
- the LOC127070629 gene encoding uncharacterized protein LOC127070629, encoding MAKLLCTIWALMLNSLNVSIFKTCFANAMEDDYGEPLTTGPPITSFLFAAGVYVIVLKSTLFPQSFRKPNPMLLCFYEFLTTAFFLEFSIACIWTPIDVLMLTTLPKAICHVT